The Prunus dulcis chromosome 5, ALMONDv2, whole genome shotgun sequence genomic sequence ACCATTAAGCCTTCCTCAGCATGTGGGTTAGGAAATTCAGTTAACATTTGGGAAATGTAATTCAGGAAACAGTCTATTGTTGTTGTGCGGTGGagtcaacaacaacaatatgTCCGGGGGAAGGGACTGGCCTTGGGCTTGATGGATCCCGAGTAGACAGAGCAACACCTCCGTACTCAGCAGTTTCCAGAGCAGTGTCTGCCTGATTGCCTGATGGACCTACACCTGCATTTTCCGTACAGACTGGGCGGAGCAGACCCTGTAACCTCAACAAATAGCTCTGACTGTAAGGTTGGGTTCTCACGTACCGGTTGGCTGTCAACACGCTGACAGATGACCGCTCAGATTCAGGACGGAGATTGGATATAGCACTAAGGTCGAGATTTGGGAAGACTGAGCAACGGCACCGAGGACATTTCACATTCAGTCGAAGCCACTCATCGATGCATTCTACATGGAAATTGTGTGCGCAAGGCAGGCCACGAACCTGCACCACTTCCAGTAAGAATCTTTTATTGAACTTTGCAATAACTGATTCACTGTCAGAAGGTAAAACATGTATGGCCATATGTATTTGCTTAATGATACAGCTGTGAACTTGGTTcccttcttgtttctttttttcagaACTGTCTTAACATTTTACATATGGCCACGGAAGGGGACCACTGATCCAAATCATATATTAACATTTTAATACTGAATAATATACTATATGCCCAAAAAGCATGACATAATTTAGATTACTGTGTGTTTAAAAGTAGCATAGatattcataaaaaaatttacctcATTGCCTACATGGAACTCTTCTAAGCAGATTGGACATTCACTGCAATCAGTTGGAACAGCCTTCAGTCTGAACTTTGGAAGCTCCTGAATGAGTGCTTCCACTGCTTCTGTCTGCAACACCCAGACAGACAAGAACATCAACCATCAGAATTcagaattaaagaaaaaaaattgcgAACTTGTATAGACAACAAAGACTtcccaattaaaaaagaactGTAATTGAAGAGGTTATTTGTTTTCAGTACAGCCTTTTATTACCAATGaagcacaacaaataataTGTTCTTGAATCTTATGCCAGCCCTCTAAAGTCAGAGTGCGCTTGAGCCAGAGTAACGAGTGCACATACAGACAGGCATGCATGTGAGCAACACCCCTTAGAACCACAAATCTCTATTTTCTATACATTGATTTCGCAAATGCTAGATTGAGCAAAGAATTTATCAAAACTGCCACTGCATAAATAGCTTGAGTAAACTAATATCATGAATTCAAACCAAGTACACATAAAAATTCTTTATCTACAAAATATATTGTAGAAGGAGTAAAGCACAACCATCAGactcaaaactgaaaaagcaTGTAAATCTAAGGAGAGGTAAGCAATTTCCTCGGCAGAGAAGAATTTTGGGGTGGCAGGTACCTGTGCTGGAGTCAAGTAAAGTCCAGGTTGGTATGCAGCAGCATCTTGGCCCATCCCTCTTGTTTCTTGACCAGCAGCTTCAAATGCCCAGTCTGGCACCCGAATCATATCAACCAAAACCTTTAATAATGAGAGAAATCATTACCATTAATGCAGGAACAATTGGACCAACACA encodes the following:
- the LOC117628450 gene encoding E3 ubiquitin-protein ligase SIS3, yielding MAIRGVDFKWYDGFFLSMLATSVVIVAINWKRYHTCTYPLHIWIVVDYTTVFVFRMLMFVDNGLASGMGLDFGWQQRYARFCGRVVVLSILSLLLYPFLWTWTVIGTLWFRKSKDCLPEDGQKWGFLIWLLFSYCALLCVACMSIGKWLTRREAHLLRAQQGIPVSEYGVLVDMIRVPDWAFEAAGQETRGMGQDAAAYQPGLYLTPAQTEAVEALIQELPKFRLKAVPTDCSECPICLEEFHVGNEVRGLPCAHNFHVECIDEWLRLNVKCPRCRCSVFPNLDLSAISNLRPESERSSVSVLTANRYVRTQPYSQSYLLRLQGLLRPVCTENAGVGPSGNQADTALETAEYGGVALSTRDPSSPRPVPSPGHIVVVDSTAQQQ